A single window of Mycosarcoma maydis chromosome 1, whole genome shotgun sequence DNA harbors:
- a CDS encoding uncharacterized protein (related to NTG2 - DNA N-glycosylase and apurinic/apyrimidinic (AP) lyase involved in base excision repair) has translation MTAAGSTTRRTSARKAAVYPTPSRKSSTASRAIKTEVQEVVFPRTRSAVRESRAGNKRKRGVKTESAQINELVSWPIKSEQVDDKSGISEAASPSKKQSTSERKLASYKSSILASPFPDHPLPTAEEADRVAWILGEFHGYKRESEGGQGLPKYTTPKGDDRWGGCGDVASVLDAVVRTVLSCNTSSRNSAAAHRSLTEHFGVRNWHAIHAAPESELVEAIRCGGLANNKARTIKGILNQTLQRHGKLSLDHLHDATDDEIMQELVSFNGVGPKVASCVLAFCIGRQSMAVDTHVFRLCKALAWVPEKANRDQTYYHLHERVPGPLKYALHVLLIKHGKMCANCSAKGFATLKEETGSSVEDEESNECKQRPCPLKANGLLGRKGKALKEAAAERFAGVKVEEQDPASLTGAVRKKVKTKSESSIDYAAALESARSACADDLLKMLQKHRGTRSSNPISSNLKTRNFSLELLTSSQLSSEQRKRIFSLFETNMKSMYRNSTLGWKPTAKKKELFDDESRFVIIRPAPAEGAEIAGFTMFRFDTEPCSHDDPVARPGEQQIEVAYLYEIQIRPQNQRDGLGTELIHVVHALAKQTHMRKLMLTVFDQNKAAKKFYHKIGFSVDRNSPSLHKHSTVDFETMYKAVES, from the coding sequence ATGACAGCAGCcggatcgacgacgaggaggactTCGGCTCGCAAAGCTGCAGTCTATCCGACACCGTCCAGGAAAAGCTCAACCGCATCGCGCGCCATCAAGACCGAAGTTCAAGAGGTCGTGTTTCCTCGCACGCGCAGCGCGGTCCGAGAATCTCGCGCAGGGAATAAGCGCAAGAGAGGTGTAAAGACTGAAAGTGCACAAATCAACGAGCTCGTCTCTTGGCCGATCAAGTCGGAACAAGTCGACGATAAAAGCGGCATTTCGGAAGCTGCATCgccaagcaagaagcagtCCACTTCGGAACGCAAGCTGGCGTCGTACAAGTCGTCGATTTTGGCATCTCCGTTTCCGGACCATCCACTGCCTACGGCGGAGGAGGCCGACCGAGTCGCGTGGATCCTGGGCGAGTTTCATGGCTACAAGCGTGAATCCGAAGGCGGTCAAGGTCTGCCCAAGTACACTACACCAAAGGGCGACGATCGGTGGGGAGGGTGCGGAGATGTTGCATCTGTTCTCGATGCGGTTGTGCGCACCGTGCTCAGCTGCAACACATCGAGCCGCAATTCAGCTGCGGCTCACCGGTCTCTCACGGAACACTTCGGTGTACGCAACTGGCACGCAATCCATGCGGCTCCGGAATCCGAACTCGTCGAAGCCATCCGTTGTGGTGGTCTAGCTAACAACAAGGCGCGCACCATCAAAGGCATCCTCAATCAAACGCTCCAACGTCACGGGAAACTCTCACTCGATCACCTGCACGACGCAacggacgacgagatcatgCAGGAGCTAGTGAGCTTCAACGGTGTTGGACCCAAAGTTGCCTCGTGCGTGCTGGCGTTTTGCATCGGCAGGCAGAGCATGGCGGTCGATACACACGTCTTCCGACTGTGCAAGGCGCTCGCTTGGGTCCCGGAGAAGGCGAATCGCGACCAGACGTACTACCACCTGCATGAGAGGGTTCCCGGTCCACTCAAGTATGCGTTGCACGTACTGTTGATCAAGCATGGAAAGATGTGTGCAAACTGCTCGGCAAAGGGGTTTGCGACGCTCAAGGAGGAGACAGGTAGCAGcgtggaagacgaggagtCGAACGAATGCAAGCAGAGGCCGTGTCCATTGAAGGCGAACGGGTTACTGGGTAGGAAAGGCAAGGCGTTGAaggaagctgctgcggaACGCTTTGCTGGAGtcaaggtggaagagcaggATCCTGCCTCTTTAACGGGAGCGGTTCGTAAGAAGGTCAAGACCAAGTCTGAGTCATCGATCGACTACGCTGcggcgctcgagtcggCTCGCTCCGCTTGCGCTGATGACTTGCTCAAGATGCTGCAAAAGCATCGCGGCACTCGTTCGTCGAATCCGATCTCTTCAAACCTCAAAACGCGCAACTTTTcactcgagctgctcacgTCGTCGCAACTATCGTCGGAACAACGAAAGCGCATCTTCAGCCTGTTTGAAACCAACATGAAGTCGATGTACCGCAACTCGACACTGGGCTGGAAACCGACggcaaagaagaaggagctGTTCGACGACGAATCGCGCTTCGTCATTATCCGACCCGCACCAGCCGAGGGCGCAGAGATCGCGGGCTTCACCATGTTCCGTTTCGACACGGAGCCGTGTTCTCACGACGACCCCGTCGCACGTCCaggcgagcagcagatcgaggtggCGTACCTGTACGAAATCCAGATTCGTCCGCAGAATCAGCGTGATGGTTTGGGCACCGAACTCATCCACGTCGTACATGCGCTCGCGAAACAGACACACATGAGAAAGCTAATGCTGACCGTCTTCGACCAGAACAAGGCGGCCAAGAAGTTTTATCACAAGATCGgcttcagcgtcgatcgcaaCAGTCCCAGTCTGCACAAGCACAGCACCGTCGACTTTGAGACCATGTACAAGGCAGTAGAATCATag
- a CDS encoding putative casein kinase I, whose product MTSHASHASSGSNVVGVHYRVGKKIGEGSFGVIFEGTNLLNSQTVAIKFEPRKSDAPQLRDEYRTYKILSGCPGIPQVYYFGQEGLHNILVIDLLGPSLEDLFDMCGRKFSIKTVVMTAKQMITRVQTIHEKNLIYRDIKPDNFLIGRPMTKGANLVHVVDFGMAKQYRDPKTKQHIPYRERKSLSGTARYMSINTHLGREQSRRDDLEALGHVFMYFLRGGLPWQGLKAATNKQKYEKIGEKKQSTPIKELCEGFPEEFGIYLNYVRKLGFEETPDYDFLRELFTKVLKSSGEQEDGVFDWMLLNNGKGWEAGTSRDRRDERERERQRETRASAAPQASAAAAQQPAALARNGSKGGRKSGGAQQHLQSDRSQAGQLRASHGDYTQSGSGYGGVGHASNVAVHDATVVGIPNQNGTREHSHVGHMTPTAMSSGNGLDRRGDTRQAVGISNGDDHHPAERKTVGQKLMDVLTCRCG is encoded by the coding sequence ATGACCTCCCACGCTTCTCACGCCAGCTCTGGCTCCAACGTCGTCGGCGTCCATTACCGCGTCGGCAAAAAGATTGGAGAGGGTTCGTTTGGTGTCATCTTTGAAGGTACCAACCTGCTCAATAGCCAGACCGTTGCCATCAAGTTTGAGCCGCGCAAGAGCGATGCTCCGCAACTGCGAGATGAATACCGTACCTACAAGATCCTCTCCGGCTGCCCCGGTATTCCTCAGGTGTACTACTTTGGTCAGGAGGGTCTGCACAACATTCTGGTCATCGACCTGCTCGGCCCGTCGCTTGAGGATCTCTTTGACATGTGCGGCCGCAAGTTTAGCATCAAGACCGTCGTCATGACCGCCAAGCAGATGATCACGCGTGTTCAGACCATCCACGAGAAGAACCTCATCTACCGTGACATCAAGCCAGACAACTTTCTCATCGGTCGTCCCATGACCAAGGGCGCCAACCTCGTGCACGtcgtcgactttggcaTGGCCAAGCAGTACCGCGACCCCAAAACTAAGCAGCATATTCCTTACCGTGAGCGCAAGTCGTTGAGCGGTACCGCACGATACATGTCGATCAACACGCATCTAGGCCGAGAGCAATCGCGAAGGGATGACCTCGAGGCATTGGGTCACGTGTTTATGTATTTCCTGCGCGGTGGCTTACCATGGCAGGGTCTCAAGGCGGCCACCAACAAGCAAAAGTACGAAAAAATTGGCGAAAAGAAGCAGAGCACACCCATCAAGGAACTTTGCGAAGGATTCCCCGAGGAGTTTGGCATCTACCTCAACTACGTTCGCAAGCTCGGATTCGAGGAGACACCCGACTACGACTTTTTGCGCGAGCTATTCACCAAGGTGCTCAAGAGTTCGGGCGAACAGGAGGATGGCGTGTTTGACTGGATGCTGCTGAACAACGGCAAGGGATGGGAGGCAGGTACCAGCCGTGATCGTCgcgacgagcgcgagcgcgagcgtcAGCGCGAAACACGTGCGTCGGCTGCGCCGCaagcatcggcagcagctgcgcaacAGCCCGCCGCGCTGGCTCGCAACGGGTCCAAGGGTGGACGCAAGTCGGGTGgagctcagcagcacctgcaGAGCGATCGTTCGCAGGCAGGACAACTGCGGGCCAGCCACGGCGACTACACGCAGAGTGGATCAGGATACGGCGGTGTCGGACACGCATCCAACGTGGCCGTTCACGACGCTACCGTGGTGGGCATTCCAAACCAGAATGGTACCAGGGAGCACAGTCATGTGGGACACATGACGCCAACCGCCATGTCGTCCGGAAACGGGCTCGATCGTCGTGGCGATACGCGTCAGGCAGTGGGCATCAGCAACGGCGACGATCATCACCCCGCGGAACGCAAGACGGTTGGTCAGAAACTCATGGATGTGTTGACGTGTCGATGTGGATGA
- a CDS encoding uncharacterized protein (related to M-phase inducer phosphatase) has product MATLLSSPLATAPKFDLFQPPSSPKCYANDELPADFDKSFGSSMSISDSLDGHTSHAFPTLVLPPQPLLFGGSLGLAQSLASSNRTQSSYHSSALAEPSQHHHQYLARPSPRHTHSLGAAMGTTLNTRPHGLAAKMSSPTDMDISPAPVAAQVSHVRPSPSEALPKLMDSIHVGAPSDATATNDRLHPVLRGSSRARPVATERKSSLQLAHAMSSRHFGAEITLNSQRIFAHQQDLLSSPDKEPPPKRRPNSLPTRQSEANERISQLSSALMGVASAKPSTALPAPFSNRDACFGAPSTSSNPSTSFAARNRLSDSGLVLDRRLSKRSSRPGSAESFFEDVENELGANHPLPQDDDDDEDADDINPSPSPSMNSLSGAIAGYFYDPLSPEKLASRLGMPPVDGPNLLAAMSNTDASPSVVSSPPASSPCTRMPPPKRTTSLGTRAFERANTVAVVPRAASASSSSSGIGALRTTLGKRANPYVKRPSLINDQPAIQSAYPVLGINGQTNRVSRPTAPAPRRCVSAFDQSSVLASAAASKPSANASSISVDSPISPDRRRSQLSGHSEVTDANGSPIAPAMRARTRPHYLRRGSKDDSSPLAYGTGMKRSSSRGNDTMVDDLALGDPAYANSPASAESLPGFGASEKEGKILPCFNVKDDGLMRITPQTMTDLLAGKYTNAIMSYQVVDCRFGYEYQGGHIPGAINLSTVQRVVGHFLQPGLGRHANGEPLPPRSQSGKPDKFGNRRKHVLVFHCEFSCKRAPTMALALRQADRGLAHDYPNCHFPEIYILQGGYCNFFQSYAQLCQPQQYVRMDDPRFLASRSTELHGFRKQFSRHRSFTYGEGKRQSIGTNAASRGGAAARQSIKEEEDSTSIMEESPCPGGASMKLSARAMSAVQVAHRLDATTLTAVDESAAPALAVGAGDTSFGSVGDSSFEDGIGDSPCAAAGSRKPAMILLAQMGALGGARRPLLRAGTTGNILSRHMS; this is encoded by the coding sequence ATGGCTACTCTCCTCTCCTCACCCCTCGCTACGGCGCCCAAGTTCGATCTCTTTCAGCCGCCTAGCTCGCCCAAGTGCTACGCCAACGATGAACTCCCCGCCGATTTTGACAAGTCCTTCGGCTCCTCCATGTCCATCTCGGACTCGTTGGATGGTCACACTTCTCACGCCTTCCCCACCTTGGTCCTCCCCCCTCAGCCTCTGCTCTTCGGTGGCAGCCTTGGCCTCGCCCAGAGCCTCGCTTCATCCAACCGCACCCAGTCATCCTATCATTCTTCCGCATTGGCCGAACCAtctcagcaccaccaccaatACCTCGCCAGACCCTCGCCACGCCATACCCACTCGCTCGGCGCTGCCATGGGAACCACTCTCAATACGCGTCCTCATGGTCTCGCAGCAAAGATGAGCTCTCCCACGGACATGGACATCTCGCCCGCTCCCGTCGCGGCTCAAGTCTCCCACGTACGTCCCTCGCCCTCAGAAGCTCTACCAAAGCTTATGGACAGCATCCACGTCGGTGCGCCCTCCGACGCTACCGCCACCAACGACCGCCTTCATCCCGTCCTGCGTGGTTCCAGCCGTGCCAGACCCGTCGCTACCGAGCGCAAGTCTTCGCTTCAGCTGGCCCACGCCATGTCTTCGCGCCACTTTGGCGCCGAAATCACGCTCAACTCGCAACGCATATTTGCCCACCAACAGGATCTGCTAAGCAGTCCAGACAAGGAGCCTCCACCCAAGCGCAGACCTAACTCGCTTCCTACAAGACAGAGTGAAGCCAATGAGCGCATCTCTCAGCTCTCTTCAGCCCTCATGGGCGTCGCATCCGCCAAACCAAGCACGGCACTCCCCGCCCCTTTTTCGAATCGCGATGCCTGCTTCGGTGCTccctccacctcttccaaTCCCAGCACCAGTTTTGCTGCGCGCAACCGTCTGTCTGATTCGGGTCTCGTTCTCGACCGACGCCTCAGCAAGCGCTCCTCTCGTCCAGGCTCGGCAGAGTCCTTCTTTGAAGATGTAGAGAACGAGCTGGGTGCCAACCACCCGCTACcgcaagacgacgacgacgacgaggatgccgacgacATCAACCCCTCCCCTTCACCGTCCATGAACTCGCTCTCGGGCGCTATAGCTGGTTACTTTTACGATCCACTCTCGCCTGAAAAGCTCGCAAGCAGGCTCGGCATGCCACCTGTTGACGGTCCCAATCTGCTCGCTGCCATGTCCAACACGGATGCTTCGCCCAGCGTCGTCTCTTCCCCGCCTGCCTCATCTCCCTGCACCCGCATGCCTCCGCCCAAGCGCACTACCTCGCTCGGTACTCGCGCATTTGAGCGTGCCAACACTGTAGCTGTCGTGCCCAGGGCAGCTTCCGCCtccagctcaagctcagGTATCGGTGCGCTGCGTACCACATTAGGCAAGCGTGCCAACCCCTACGTCAAGCGTCCCTCGCTAATCAATGATCAGCCTGCCATCCAGAGCGCCTATCCGGTGCTTGGCATCAACGGTCAGACCAACAGGGTCTCCCGCCCCACTGCTCCCGCACCTCGCCGATGCGTCTCTGCCTTTGATCAGAGCTCCGTGCTCGCAAGCGCAGCCGCTTCCAAGCCGAGTGCCAATGCCAGTAGTATCAGCGTCGACTCGCCCATCTCCCCTGACCGTCGTCGTTCCCAGCTTTCCGGTCACAGCGAGGTGACGGATGCCAATGGCTCACCCATCGCACCTGCGATGCGAGCCCGCACGCGCCCCCATTATTTACGCCGCGGCAGCAAGGACGATAGCTCGCCGCTTGCCTATGGTACAGGCatgaagcgcagcagctcgagaggCAACGATACCATGGTCGACGACTTGGCGCTTGGTGACCCCGCTTACGCCAACTCACCTGCCAGCGCTGAGAGCCTTCCCGGCTTTGGTGCTTCTGAAAAGGAGGGCAAGATCCTTCCCTGTTTCAACGTCAAGGATGACGGACTCATGAGGATCACCCCGCAGACCATGACGGACTTGCTCGCTGGTAAATACACCAACGCCATCATGAGCTATCAAGTGGTCGACTGCCGGTTTGGCTACGAATACCAAGGCGGTCATATCCCCGGTGCCATCAATCTGAGTACGGTCCAACGCGTCGTTGGTCATTTTCTCCAGCCAGGGCTGGGACGCCACGCGAATGGCGAGCCGCTTCCTCCACGATCGCAGAGTGGAAAGCCGGACAAGTTTGGCAACCGACGCAAGCACGTTCTCGTTTTCCATTGCGAGTTCAGCTGCAAGCGTGCTCCCACCATGGCGCTAGCGTTGCGACAGGCCGATCGAGGTCTCGCGCACGACTACCCCAACTGCCACTTCCCCGAGATCTACATTCTACAGGGCGGCTACTGCAACTTTTTCCAGTCGTACGCCCAGCTATGTCAGCCTCAGCAGTACGTTCGCATGGACGATCCACGCTTTTTGGCAAGCAGATCCACTGAGCTGCACGGATTCAGGAAGCAATTTTCGCGCCATCGCAGTTTCACCTACGGTGAAGGCAAGAGGCAGTCAATAGGCACCAACGCGGCTTCGAGAGGCGGCGCCGCTGCCCGGCAGTCGAtcaaggaagaggaagatTCGACCTCGATCATGGAGGAGTCGCCCTGTCCTGGAGGAGCTTCGATGAAGCTCAGTGCTCGAGCTATGTCTGCGGTGCAAGTAGCGCACAGGCTCGACGCAACCACTTTGACTGCCGTGGACGAAAGCGCAGCTCCGGCTTTGGCGGTGGGCGCGGGCGATACCAGCTTTGGCAGTGTCGGCGACTCGTCCTTCGAAGACGGTATTGGCGATTCTCCGTGTGCTGCCGCCGGCAGTCGTAAACCTGCCATGATCCTGCTCGCTCAAATGGGTGCGCTGGGTGGTGCGCGTCGACCTTTGCTTCGAGCTGGTACCACGGGCAACATCTTGTCGCGACATATGTCTTGA
- a CDS encoding DNA-directed DNA polymerase (related to DNA polymerase V), protein MNGNNLQLFWEIASSNQDARLTSANQLVDELLSQQDVLASSSKITLDLPSTSKASDQEDDRDAMAVDEKEAESVEEALGNRTVADLMYALRRLLRGLASPRESSRLGFAVVLTELLSRISYAVTAKEILVLILKYSNPQLAASRQEQKDFMFAKLFGVMSLVQSDLLLQPTATLGDFKRSMRILITLSSDKPWMAESCAWVMVNAVAQLQRCDVQIDWAQVAQSWMTQQISSTSELSPEKLAVLLQISHGAGADFFQSIALPCMRNEHPLSTANLASLARVLKEAIPSENEAAARVGARSRWQAKIHFVWDLILDIFFDPAATAEAKIASFPDFYRVVVDETLFAASSSHDRKSWGFQVFQRALPRANDTDKPMLFTPNLMRTLINQLGNRDRLLHRAAVKTTETIQDVVKQQPHLGFVLVTQLIGKNGHQNFDSITKTKTVEQVLSSLDNDRVREYVKHLGDVICQGNHTEDEDELTEITNRRKWALDQLLFLVRTPTVPKDDQLIVDILTFLAAHGYFTMHKPLKRRFLLECLPTPAFDDSLKQLTRSRFLSSVSELAKQTTSSSGATAAAGGKKTPGVAQDGQLWLAKAHNVLLQLEKDQSFKSIFDHDEQIAAKLADGVRCLDKMRKLEAQNTDTDVKERSRAFQSLLLSSLLVSADAADGASDLVEPLSACADKLFSTATAASSRKRKQAIDDEQDQVTGIELLCDCLLSFLELSSAFLRTSASNAFEVFAKDMTKQSIDLLLSHLGTSDQVAENQDDQDDDEMDQDDASALQEDRQEAQPSDTSATSDDDEDESDAGPDDEDEEDEQVDEELRARVRAVLLESGMADSDSDDDDDSAEDAENGEDEEDDAQSNAGSDSSIEFSDLGDDEMMLLDDKLAEVFRQRVSAARGQKEAKQEAIALRFKVLELVEIFARKQPQSGLMLDLILPLYELWTNRDDDTEQLATKARTLMLGRISKAKTVPDEFSADQVISLLQRMHTEARESSSNDVSNVSSALNLYLTKVAVSSKPDNVKSALDGQLLSIYRESLLDYLLRKSSRLRHEFLIDAFRRFALLGWELRSDLLDHVRPGSATRAFRQVQVMSMLQAVLTQIVQRTEKTSEVLSFVPEISNAFVRIVNDACDSASITSNHLKDTIKFVLQMARISLRLTEADKVKSAWKVNKLQEAAEKLQGSDRFKASTSIHDLMKQLIKVVHLDAQRGPDGKKNTNKAGDKKRAADDSAGEIQTSAKQPSPNKKVKSTAK, encoded by the coding sequence ATGAACGGCAATAACCTCCAGCTGTTCTGGGAGATTGCTTCGTCTAACCAGGATGCAAGGCTGACCTCCGCTaaccagctcgtcgacgagcttctttCGCAACAAGACGTGctcgcctcctcctccaaGATTACGCTCGACCTTCCCTCAACGTCAAAAGCCAGCGATCAAGaagatgatcgagatgccATGGCAGTAGACGAAAAAGAAGCCGAGTCGGTCGAGGAAGCTCTCGGCAACCGCACCGTCGCCGATCTCATGTATGCCCTTCGACGATTGCTCCGTGGTCTCGCCAGTCCAAGAGAGAGCTCGCGTCTCGGATTCGCCGTGGTTCTCACCGAGCTTCTCTCGCGTATCAGCTACGCCGTCACCGCCAAAGAGAttctcgtcctcatcctcaaGTATTCCAATCCACAACTTGCAGCCAGCCGACAGGAGCAAAAGGACTTCATGTTTGCGAAGCTCTTTGGCGTCATGAGTCTCGTCCAGTCCGACCTGCTCCTCCAACCCACAGCAACGCTCGGCGACTTCAAGAGGTCCATGCGCATCCTCATTACGCTTTCCTCGGACAAACCATGGATGGCAGAAAGCTGTGCTTGGGTCATGGTCAATGCTGTCGCTCAGCTCCAACGTTGCGATGTTCAGATCGACTGGGCGCAAGTCGCACAGTCTTGGATGACGCAACAGATCTCTTCCACCAGCGAGTTGAGTCCTGAGAAGCTTGCCGTCCTGCTCCAGATCAGCCACGGAGCCGGTGCCGACTTTTTCCAAAGCATAGCGTTGCCTTGCATGCGCAACGAGCATCCGCTCTCCACCGCCAacctcgcctcgcttgcACGCGTGCTCAAGGAGGCCATCCCATCCGAAAACGAGGCGGCCGCTCGCGTCGGCGCACGCTCTCGCTGGCAAGCCAAGATCCACTTTGTCTGGgacctcatcctcgacatcttTTTCGACCCTGCTGCTACGGCAGAGGCGAAAATCGCTTCGTTCCCCGATTTCTACCGTGTTGTAGTCGACGAGACGCTCTTTGccgcctcttcgtcgcACGATCGCAAGTCGTGGGGCTTCCAGGTCTTCCAGCGTGCTTTGCCACGTGCCAATGACACGGACAAGCCAATGCTGTTCACTCCGAACTTGATGCGCACGCTCATCAACCAGCTTGGCAATCGAGACCGTCTGCTTCACCGCGCTGCGGTCAAAACTACCGAGACGATCCAAGATGtcgtcaagcagcaacCGCATCTTGGATTTGTGCTTGTCACGCAGCTCATCGGCAAGAACGGCCACCAGAACTTTGACTCGATCACCAAGACAAAGACAGTCGAACAGgtgctctcgtcgctcgacaATGATCGTGTGCGCGAGTACGTAAAGCATCTCGGCGACGTTATCTGTCAAGGCAACCATaccgaggatgaggatgagtTGACAGAGATCACCAATCGACGAAAGTGGGCGCTCGATCAGCTTCTCTTCCTTGTACGCACGCCCACTGTACCAAAAGATGACCAGCTAATTGTCGACATCTTGACTTTCCTCGCCGCGCACGGTTACTTTACCATGCACAAGCCACTCAAGAggcgcttcttgctcgagtgTCTGCCTACGCCTGCATTTGATgactcgctcaagcagctcacTCGCTCTCGTTTCCTCTCGAGCGTTTccgagctggccaagcaAACAACATCCTCCTCCGGCGCTaccgccgctgctggcggtAAGAAGACGCCCGGAGTTGCACAGGATGGTCAGCTGTGGCTTGCCAAGGCGCACAACGTCCTCCTTCAGCTCGAGAAAGACCAGAGCTTCAAGTCGATCTTCGATCacgacgagcagatcgCAGCTAAGCTCGCCGACGGTGTGCGTTGTCTCGACAAGATGCGCAAACTCGAAGCGCAGAACACCGACACCGATGTCAAGGAACGCTCGCGTGCTTTTCAGTCGCTCCTTCTttcgtcgctgctcgtaTCGGCCGATGCGGCCGACGGCGCTTCAGACTTGGTGGAACCGTTGAGTGCCTGTGCGGACAAGCTCTTCTCCACAGCGACCGCGGCTTCGTCTCGCAAGCGCAAACAAGCTatcgatgacgagcaagaccaagtGACCGGCATCGAGTTGCTCTGCGACTGCCTACTTagcttcctcgagctctcATCGGCCTTCCTGCGCACTTCGGCTTCCAACGCCTTTGAGGTATTTGCGAAAGATATGACCAAGCAGAGCATCGAtttgctgctctcgcacCTCGGCACCTCTGACCAAGTAGCTGAGAATCAagacgaccaagatgacgacgaaatGGATCAAGACGACGCATCTGCATTGCAAGAGGATAGGCAGGAGGCGCAGCCTTCCGACACTTCGGCTACCAgtgatgacgatgaggacgaaTCGGACGCAGGTccagacgacgaggacgaagaggacgaaCAAGTGGATGAAGAACTTCGTGCTCGTGTTCGTGCTGTTCTGCTCGAATCGGGTATGGCTGATTCCGATtccgatgacgatgacgattccgccgaagatgccgagaacggtgaggacgaagaagacgatgcaCAGTCGAATGCCGGCTCGGATTCGAGCATCGAATTCTCCGACTTGGgagacgacgagatgatgctgctcgacgacaagcttgccgaAGTGTTCCGTCAGCGCGTCTCGGCGGCACGCGGTCAGAAGGAAGCCAAGCAGGAAGCGATCGCGCTGCGATTCAAGGTGCTggagcttgtcgagatctTTGCACGCAAACAGCCACAAAGCGGATTGATGCTCGATCTGATCCTTCCACTGTATGAGCTGTGGACGAACCGCGACGATGACACGGAGCAGCTTGCTACCAAAGCTCGCACTTTGATGCTTGGCCGTATCAGCAAGGCTAAGACGGTCCCTGACGAGTTTTCAGCCGACCAAGTGATTAGCCTGCTGCAACGAATGCACACGGAAGCACGTGAATCTTCGTCCAACGATGTATCAAACGTCAGCTCAGCTCTCAACCTGTACCTAACCAAGGTGGCCGTTTCTAGCAAGCCTGACAACGTCAAATCAGCACTCGATGGTCAGTTGCTCTCAATCTATCGCGAATCGCTGCTGGACTACTTGCTGCGTAAATCGTCTCGATTGCGACACGAATTTCTGATCGATGCTTTTCGGCGATTCGCGTTGCTTGGATGGGAGCTGCGTTCAGACCTACTGGACCATGTTCGGCCAGGTAGCGCAACACGAGCGTTCCGACAGGTGCAAGTCATGTCGATGCTACAAGCTGTGCTTACGCAGATTGTTCAACGAACCGAGAAGACGAGCGAAGTGTTGTCGTTCGTACCCGAGATCAGCAACGCGTTCGTACGCATCGTCAATGATGCCTGCGATTCGGCGAGTATCACTTCGAACCATCTCAAGGACACGATCAAGTTTGTGTTGCAGATGGCCAGGATCAGTTTGAGGCTGACCGAGGCGGACAAGGTCAAGAGCGCTTGGAAGGTGAACAAGTTGCAAGAGGCTGCAGAAAAGTTGCAGGGTTCCGACAGATTCAAAGCATCCACttcgattcacgatttgatgAAGCAGCTCATCAAGGTGGTTCACTTGGATGCGCAGCGTGGGCCAGatggcaagaagaacaCCAACAAGGCTGgcgacaagaagcgcgctgctgacgaCTCGGCGGGTGAGATCCAAACGAGTGCAAAGCAGCCTTCGCCCAACAAGAAGGTCAAGTCCACCGCAAAGTGA